Proteins from a genomic interval of Onychostoma macrolepis isolate SWU-2019 chromosome 17, ASM1243209v1, whole genome shotgun sequence:
- the nrde2 gene encoding nuclear exosome regulator NRDE2 isoform X2 translates to MQGSTVTVYKRKGGSCLGLDIRMQAVNWNDGGPEKKRVDKKHERYFCPSTRRLLRSDGLPALPVLSEGIAVSSDTYIKLSACTEEQGSSTQAPVSWVNPLGIYDCGTSLWLEGKGQPEVKRDQQDVEAQGSSSTLLSARVEEFNRKLRENPTDTQLWLDFVHFQDELAFGSSSFSVATDTDNDGEMKKMSLRAVLEKKLSIVDRAVESNPANVDLKLEKLHLCKELWEPATLQKEWKKLVFIHPNSAPLWRKYLLFTQSHFSTFSVSKVNSMFGKCLSTLSAVQDGSMVSHPPLPGTQEDLLDIFLQQCHFLRQAGHTEKATCLFQALLDFTFFKPDSVKDLPTRQQVDFFEPFWDSGEPRIGERGARGWKAWMLQQERGGWVIPPEPDEDDEEEQDDSEIKDKTWPKWKIWLDVEASREANHWLPWRPDKTKGQSEEDCEDPDRQVLFDDIGPSMIRVDRVDLQLQLILSFLQFLGLPGPSGRFSTTSSSNILLDDLAFLEEGPDPERPLTSHDLPLAGTCAVGHMTFLSDCRRQAGLCKAGEEFLQNVLQQTLPLVSVQDQATITLCWLQYEKLKVLRCLRSGNKRRLKSQGKRSKRLAKRLLKEPDNRGSLALWREYAHLEWLLGNLEEARKVFDTALGMGVTRGLNDPVLCNLCFLYAQLEVEQALNSGTVPTSKAVYILTKLAEGAAYTPFAGQINPVAILKARKTYEQALLSFLPEQSTGSNAAASKKFHRMSSLVGCFGLFQYLTVGIDAADAVYSQAIQKLISSNLNLEVTHGSLRRPKAFSDWESVAVQHVALLRHHASTSVFPLSRLRLALTDALSLLPFSASLWQLYLQTENRYHSAGRARRFFHSVAKKTNSVVPYLFAVTAEQRLRQMLDSVQRSHLPGEALPTIPNNGLSNRIRCLFENATATEHGAHCPLLWRMYLNFMVCDGNAERGSGIFYKALQAVPWVKGLYMDAVQLFPERVQEFLDLMTEKELRLRVPMEEVEILLED, encoded by the exons ATGCAGGGGAGTACTGTGACCGT GTATAAGAGGAAGGGAGGCTCATGCCTGGGGTTAGACATCAGGATGCAGGCTGTGAACTGGAACGATGGTGGCCCAGAGAAGAAGCGAGTGGACAAGAAACACGAACGCTATTTCTGTCCCTCCACCCGTCGGCTGCTCCGGTCAGATGGTCTGCCTGCTTTACCCGTACTCTCTGAGGGCATTGCCGTCAGCTCTGATACTTACATCAAGCTCTCAGCCTGCACTGAAGAGCAGGGCTCTTCCACCCAGGCACCCGTATCGTGGGTAAATCCGCTGGGCATCTATGACTGTGGAACCTCTCTTTGGCTGGAGGGCAAGGGTCAACCAGAGGTCAAGAGAGATCAGCAGGACGTTGAGGCTCAAGGGAGCAGCAGCACCCTTCTGAGTGCACGGGTGGAGGAGTTTAACAGGAAGCTACGGGAGAATCCTACGGACACCCAGCTGTGGCTGGACTTTGTACACTTCCAG GATGAACTGGCCTTTGGTTCTAGTTCATTCTCAGTTGCCACTGACACTGACAATGATGGTGAGATGAAGAAGATGTCTCTTCGTGCCGTGCTGGAGAAGAAGCTGTCCATTGTGGACAGGGCAGTGGAAAGTAACCCTGCCAACGTGGACCTGAAACTGGAGAAACTCCATCTGTGCAAAGAACTATGGGAGCCTGCCACCCTGCAGAAAGAGTGGAAGAAACTAGTGTTCATCCATCCAAACAGCGCGCCTTTATGGAGGAAGTATCTTCTCTTCACACAGAGTCATTTCAGCACGTTCTCTGTGTCAAAAGTCAACAGCATGTTCGGAAAGTGTTTAAGCACGCTCAGTGCAGTCCAAGATGGCAGTATGGTGTCTCACCCTCCGCTTCCAGGCACTCAGGAAGACCTCTTAG ATATCTTTCTACAGCAGTGCCATTTCCTGCGGCAGGCGGGTCACACCGAGAAAGCTACGTGTCTCTTCCAAGCCCTTCTGGACTTCACTTTCTTCAAGCCAGACAGTGTGAAAGACCTTCCCACTAGACAACAg GTGGATTTTTTTGAGCCATTTTGGGACAGTGGAGAGCCCAGGATTGGGGAACGGGGAGCTCGGGGATGGAAGGCTTGGATGCTTCAGCAGGAGAGAGGAGGATGGGTGATTCCACCTGAGCCAG ATGAGGATGACGAAGAAGAGCAGGACGACTCCGAGATCAAAGACAAGACCTGGCCTAAGTGGAAGATCTGGTTAGATGTAGAGGCATCACGAGAGGCAAACCACTGGTTGCCATGGAGACCAGATAAAACCAAGGGCCAATCAGAAGAGGACTGTGAGGACCCCGACAGGCAG GTCTTGTTTGATGATATTGGCCCATCTATGATTCGTGTGGACAGAGTAGATCTCCAGCTGCAGTTGATCCTGTCATTCCTGCAGTTCCTAGGTCTGCCTGGACCTTCAGGAAGGTTCTCTACAACCTCTTCCTCAAACATTCTATTGGATGATCTCGCCTTCCTTGAAGAGGGCCCAGACCCGGAGCGACCACTGACCTCTCATGACCTCCCATTGGCTGGGACCTGTGCAGTGGGTCACATGACATTTCTGAGTGACTGCAGGAGACAGGCAGGGTTGTGTAAAGCAGGGGAGGAGTTTCTCCAGAACGTTTTACAgcaaactctcccactcgtgTCTGTACAGGATCAAGCTACCATTACCCTCTGCTGGCTGCAGTATGAGAAACTAAAG GTGCTGAGATGTCTACGCAGTGGAAATAAAAGGCGACTGAAGTCTCAGGGGAAGCGTAGTAAACGGCTAGCAAAACGACTGCTAAAAGAGCCAGATAACAGGGGCAgcctggcactttggagagagTATGCCCATCTGGAGTGGCTTCTGGGTAATCTGGAGGAGGCACGCAAAGTATTTGACACTGCCTTGGGCATGGGCGTGACTAGAGGCCTTAATGATCCTGTTCTCTGTAACCTCTGCTTTCTCTATGCCCAGTTAGAGGTAGAGCAGGCCTTAAACAGTGGGACAGTCCCTACTTCCAAAGCTGTCTACATTCTTACTAAATTAGCCGAGGGTGCTGCCTACACACCTTTCGCTGGTCAGATCAACCCAGTGGCCATATTAAAGGCCAGAAAGACCTATGAGCAGGCCCTCTTGAGCTTTTTACCTGAGCAGAGCACAGGCAGCAATGCTGCAGCTTCAAAGAAATTCCACAGGATGTCCAGCCTGGTAGGATGTTTTGGGCTTTTTCAGTACCTCACAGTGGGGATAGATGCAGCTGATGCTGTGTACAGTCAGGCCATCCAAAAACTGATTTCCAGCAACTTGAATTTAGAAGTAACACATGGATCTCTGAGGAGACCCAAGGCCTTTTCAGACTGGGAGTCTGTTGCTGTCCAGCATGTAGCACTGCTGCGCCACCACGCCAGCACCAGTGTGTTTCCTCTCTCTCGGCTAAGATTGGCACTTACAGATGCCCTCTCCTTACTGCCCTTCAGCGCCTCATTATGGCAACTCTACCTTCAAACAGAGAACCGATATCACAGCGCTGGCCGTGCCCGCAGGTTTTTCCACAGTGTGGCAAAGAAAACTAACAGTGTTGTGCCGTATCTTTTCGCCGTTACTGCAGAGCAACGACTGAGACAGATGCTGGACTCTGTTCAGag GTCTCATCTTCCTGGAGAAGCCCTGCCCACCATACCAAATAATGGTCTTAGCAACCGTATCCGCTGTCTGTTTGAAAATGCTACAGCAACAGAACATGGGGCCCACTGTCCTCTGCTCTGGAGAATGTATCTGAACTTCATG GTATGTGATGGGAATGCAGAGAGGGGCAGTGGAATCTTCTACAAGGCCCTACAGGCAGTGCCCTGGGTAAAG GGCTTGTACATGGACGCAGTGCAGCTGTTCCCTGAACGTGTGCAAGAGTTTTTAGATCTTATGACTGAGAAGGAGTTGCGTCTCAGAGTGCCCATGGAGGAGGTGGAAATCTTGCTGGAGGACTAA
- the nrde2 gene encoding nuclear exosome regulator NRDE2 isoform X1 — MALFPSFCGLSANNSSTGDTAPADLEWLSNQSFSTEDALKTHQRATERVQAEAEEPAGTREQKHKEREDSHGRSKKRKKEKKKKHKKKKNRDNSESSGSESDTVYPSDLLKKENADREEAQVRVSETFMWLDDLQTPTDSPFCIDRRADRANWEYKSLYRGDIARYKRKGGSCLGLDIRMQAVNWNDGGPEKKRVDKKHERYFCPSTRRLLRSDGLPALPVLSEGIAVSSDTYIKLSACTEEQGSSTQAPVSWVNPLGIYDCGTSLWLEGKGQPEVKRDQQDVEAQGSSSTLLSARVEEFNRKLRENPTDTQLWLDFVHFQDELAFGSSSFSVATDTDNDGEMKKMSLRAVLEKKLSIVDRAVESNPANVDLKLEKLHLCKELWEPATLQKEWKKLVFIHPNSAPLWRKYLLFTQSHFSTFSVSKVNSMFGKCLSTLSAVQDGSMVSHPPLPGTQEDLLDIFLQQCHFLRQAGHTEKATCLFQALLDFTFFKPDSVKDLPTRQQVDFFEPFWDSGEPRIGERGARGWKAWMLQQERGGWVIPPEPDEDDEEEQDDSEIKDKTWPKWKIWLDVEASREANHWLPWRPDKTKGQSEEDCEDPDRQVLFDDIGPSMIRVDRVDLQLQLILSFLQFLGLPGPSGRFSTTSSSNILLDDLAFLEEGPDPERPLTSHDLPLAGTCAVGHMTFLSDCRRQAGLCKAGEEFLQNVLQQTLPLVSVQDQATITLCWLQYEKLKVLRCLRSGNKRRLKSQGKRSKRLAKRLLKEPDNRGSLALWREYAHLEWLLGNLEEARKVFDTALGMGVTRGLNDPVLCNLCFLYAQLEVEQALNSGTVPTSKAVYILTKLAEGAAYTPFAGQINPVAILKARKTYEQALLSFLPEQSTGSNAAASKKFHRMSSLVGCFGLFQYLTVGIDAADAVYSQAIQKLISSNLNLEVTHGSLRRPKAFSDWESVAVQHVALLRHHASTSVFPLSRLRLALTDALSLLPFSASLWQLYLQTENRYHSAGRARRFFHSVAKKTNSVVPYLFAVTAEQRLRQMLDSVQRSHLPGEALPTIPNNGLSNRIRCLFENATATEHGAHCPLLWRMYLNFMVCDGNAERGSGIFYKALQAVPWVKGLYMDAVQLFPERVQEFLDLMTEKELRLRVPMEEVEILLED, encoded by the exons ATGGCTCTTTTCCCGTCCTTCTGTGGACTGTCAGCCAATAACAGCTCTACTGGGGATACAG CTCCAGCAGATCTGGAATGGCTGAGTAATCAGAGCTTCAGCACAGAAGATGCTTTGAAGACTCACCAGCGGGCCACAGAGAGAGTGCAAGCAGAGGCAGAAGAACCAGCAGGCACAAG AGAGCAGAAGCATAAAGAGAGAGAAGATAGCCATGGCAGATCgaagaagagaaagaaagaaaagaagaaaaagcacaagaagaagaagaacagaGACAACTCGGAGAGCAGTGGATCTGAATCAGACACAGTTTACCCCAGCGACCTGTTAAAAAAGGAGAACGCTGACAG AGAGGAAGCTCAAGTTCGGGTGAGCGAGACCTTTATGTGGCTGGATGACCTCCAGACCCCCACTGACTCCCCCTTCTGTATTGACAGAAGAGCTGACCGTGCCAACTGGGAATACAAATCCCTCTATAGGGGAGACATAGCCAG GTATAAGAGGAAGGGAGGCTCATGCCTGGGGTTAGACATCAGGATGCAGGCTGTGAACTGGAACGATGGTGGCCCAGAGAAGAAGCGAGTGGACAAGAAACACGAACGCTATTTCTGTCCCTCCACCCGTCGGCTGCTCCGGTCAGATGGTCTGCCTGCTTTACCCGTACTCTCTGAGGGCATTGCCGTCAGCTCTGATACTTACATCAAGCTCTCAGCCTGCACTGAAGAGCAGGGCTCTTCCACCCAGGCACCCGTATCGTGGGTAAATCCGCTGGGCATCTATGACTGTGGAACCTCTCTTTGGCTGGAGGGCAAGGGTCAACCAGAGGTCAAGAGAGATCAGCAGGACGTTGAGGCTCAAGGGAGCAGCAGCACCCTTCTGAGTGCACGGGTGGAGGAGTTTAACAGGAAGCTACGGGAGAATCCTACGGACACCCAGCTGTGGCTGGACTTTGTACACTTCCAG GATGAACTGGCCTTTGGTTCTAGTTCATTCTCAGTTGCCACTGACACTGACAATGATGGTGAGATGAAGAAGATGTCTCTTCGTGCCGTGCTGGAGAAGAAGCTGTCCATTGTGGACAGGGCAGTGGAAAGTAACCCTGCCAACGTGGACCTGAAACTGGAGAAACTCCATCTGTGCAAAGAACTATGGGAGCCTGCCACCCTGCAGAAAGAGTGGAAGAAACTAGTGTTCATCCATCCAAACAGCGCGCCTTTATGGAGGAAGTATCTTCTCTTCACACAGAGTCATTTCAGCACGTTCTCTGTGTCAAAAGTCAACAGCATGTTCGGAAAGTGTTTAAGCACGCTCAGTGCAGTCCAAGATGGCAGTATGGTGTCTCACCCTCCGCTTCCAGGCACTCAGGAAGACCTCTTAG ATATCTTTCTACAGCAGTGCCATTTCCTGCGGCAGGCGGGTCACACCGAGAAAGCTACGTGTCTCTTCCAAGCCCTTCTGGACTTCACTTTCTTCAAGCCAGACAGTGTGAAAGACCTTCCCACTAGACAACAg GTGGATTTTTTTGAGCCATTTTGGGACAGTGGAGAGCCCAGGATTGGGGAACGGGGAGCTCGGGGATGGAAGGCTTGGATGCTTCAGCAGGAGAGAGGAGGATGGGTGATTCCACCTGAGCCAG ATGAGGATGACGAAGAAGAGCAGGACGACTCCGAGATCAAAGACAAGACCTGGCCTAAGTGGAAGATCTGGTTAGATGTAGAGGCATCACGAGAGGCAAACCACTGGTTGCCATGGAGACCAGATAAAACCAAGGGCCAATCAGAAGAGGACTGTGAGGACCCCGACAGGCAG GTCTTGTTTGATGATATTGGCCCATCTATGATTCGTGTGGACAGAGTAGATCTCCAGCTGCAGTTGATCCTGTCATTCCTGCAGTTCCTAGGTCTGCCTGGACCTTCAGGAAGGTTCTCTACAACCTCTTCCTCAAACATTCTATTGGATGATCTCGCCTTCCTTGAAGAGGGCCCAGACCCGGAGCGACCACTGACCTCTCATGACCTCCCATTGGCTGGGACCTGTGCAGTGGGTCACATGACATTTCTGAGTGACTGCAGGAGACAGGCAGGGTTGTGTAAAGCAGGGGAGGAGTTTCTCCAGAACGTTTTACAgcaaactctcccactcgtgTCTGTACAGGATCAAGCTACCATTACCCTCTGCTGGCTGCAGTATGAGAAACTAAAG GTGCTGAGATGTCTACGCAGTGGAAATAAAAGGCGACTGAAGTCTCAGGGGAAGCGTAGTAAACGGCTAGCAAAACGACTGCTAAAAGAGCCAGATAACAGGGGCAgcctggcactttggagagagTATGCCCATCTGGAGTGGCTTCTGGGTAATCTGGAGGAGGCACGCAAAGTATTTGACACTGCCTTGGGCATGGGCGTGACTAGAGGCCTTAATGATCCTGTTCTCTGTAACCTCTGCTTTCTCTATGCCCAGTTAGAGGTAGAGCAGGCCTTAAACAGTGGGACAGTCCCTACTTCCAAAGCTGTCTACATTCTTACTAAATTAGCCGAGGGTGCTGCCTACACACCTTTCGCTGGTCAGATCAACCCAGTGGCCATATTAAAGGCCAGAAAGACCTATGAGCAGGCCCTCTTGAGCTTTTTACCTGAGCAGAGCACAGGCAGCAATGCTGCAGCTTCAAAGAAATTCCACAGGATGTCCAGCCTGGTAGGATGTTTTGGGCTTTTTCAGTACCTCACAGTGGGGATAGATGCAGCTGATGCTGTGTACAGTCAGGCCATCCAAAAACTGATTTCCAGCAACTTGAATTTAGAAGTAACACATGGATCTCTGAGGAGACCCAAGGCCTTTTCAGACTGGGAGTCTGTTGCTGTCCAGCATGTAGCACTGCTGCGCCACCACGCCAGCACCAGTGTGTTTCCTCTCTCTCGGCTAAGATTGGCACTTACAGATGCCCTCTCCTTACTGCCCTTCAGCGCCTCATTATGGCAACTCTACCTTCAAACAGAGAACCGATATCACAGCGCTGGCCGTGCCCGCAGGTTTTTCCACAGTGTGGCAAAGAAAACTAACAGTGTTGTGCCGTATCTTTTCGCCGTTACTGCAGAGCAACGACTGAGACAGATGCTGGACTCTGTTCAGag GTCTCATCTTCCTGGAGAAGCCCTGCCCACCATACCAAATAATGGTCTTAGCAACCGTATCCGCTGTCTGTTTGAAAATGCTACAGCAACAGAACATGGGGCCCACTGTCCTCTGCTCTGGAGAATGTATCTGAACTTCATG GTATGTGATGGGAATGCAGAGAGGGGCAGTGGAATCTTCTACAAGGCCCTACAGGCAGTGCCCTGGGTAAAG GGCTTGTACATGGACGCAGTGCAGCTGTTCCCTGAACGTGTGCAAGAGTTTTTAGATCTTATGACTGAGAAGGAGTTGCGTCTCAGAGTGCCCATGGAGGAGGTGGAAATCTTGCTGGAGGACTAA